A portion of the Citrobacter rodentium NBRC 105723 = DSM 16636 genome contains these proteins:
- the pheT gene encoding phenylalanine--tRNA ligase subunit beta: protein MKFSELWLREWVNPAIDSDALSNQITMAGLEVDGVDAVASAFNGVVVGEVVECAQHPNADKLRVTKVNVGGERLLDIVCGAPNCRQGLKVAVATIGAVLPGDFKIKAAKLRGEPSEGMLCSFSELGISDDHSGIIELPADAPIGVDIREYLKLDDNTIEISVTPNRADCLGIIGIARDVAVLNSAPLTEPEIAPVAATINDVLPISVEATEACPRYLGRVVKGINVKAPTPLWMKEKLRRCGIRSIDAVVDVTNYVLLELGQPMHAFDKDRIDGGINVRMAKEGETLVLLDGTEAKLSADTLVIADHTKALAMGGIFGGEHSGVSDETQNVLLECAFFSPLLITGRARRHGLHTDASHRYERGVDPALQYKAMERATRLLMDICGGEAGPVIDVTNDATLPKRATITLRRSKLDRLIGHHIADEQVSDILRRLGCEVTEGAGEWQAVAPSWRFDMEIEEDLVEEVARVYGYNNIPDEPVQAGLIMGAHREADLSLKRVKTLLNDKGYQEVITYSFVDPKVQQLIHPGEEALLLPSPISVEMSAMRLSLWTGLLATVVYNQNRQQNRVRIFESGLRFVPDTQASLGIRQDLMLAGVICGNRYDEHWNLAKESVDFYDLKGDLEAVLDLTGKLGDVQFKAEANPALHPGQSAAIYLKGERIGFIGVVHPELERKLDLNGRTLVFELEWNKLADRVVPQAREISRFPANRRDIAVVVAENVPAADVLSECKKVGVNQVVGVNLFDVYRGKGVAEGYKSLAISLILQDTSRTLEEEEIAATVANCVEALKERFQASLRD from the coding sequence AGTAAACGTCGGCGGTGAGCGCCTGTTGGACATCGTCTGCGGCGCGCCAAACTGCCGCCAGGGGCTGAAAGTGGCGGTGGCGACCATCGGCGCCGTCCTGCCGGGCGACTTCAAAATTAAAGCGGCGAAGCTGCGCGGCGAGCCGTCGGAAGGGATGCTGTGCTCTTTCTCCGAGCTGGGTATTTCTGACGATCACAGCGGCATTATTGAGCTGCCGGCCGATGCGCCGATTGGCGTTGATATCCGCGAATACCTGAAGCTTGACGATAACACGATTGAAATCAGCGTGACGCCAAACCGCGCCGACTGCTTAGGGATTATCGGCATCGCCCGCGACGTGGCGGTGCTGAACAGCGCGCCGCTGACGGAGCCGGAAATCGCGCCGGTCGCGGCGACCATCAACGATGTGCTGCCGATTAGCGTAGAGGCAACGGAAGCGTGCCCGCGCTATCTGGGCCGCGTGGTGAAAGGCATCAACGTCAAAGCGCCGACGCCGCTGTGGATGAAAGAGAAACTGCGCCGCTGCGGTATTCGCTCCATCGACGCGGTGGTTGACGTGACCAACTATGTCCTGCTTGAGCTGGGTCAGCCGATGCACGCTTTCGATAAAGATCGCATTGACGGCGGCATCAACGTGCGCATGGCGAAAGAGGGCGAAACGCTGGTGCTGCTGGACGGAACGGAAGCAAAGCTGAGCGCCGATACGCTGGTGATTGCCGACCATACCAAAGCGCTGGCGATGGGCGGTATCTTTGGCGGCGAACACTCTGGCGTTAGTGATGAAACGCAGAATGTGCTGCTGGAATGCGCTTTCTTCAGTCCGCTGTTGATTACCGGACGCGCGCGTCGTCATGGGCTGCATACTGACGCTTCCCACCGCTATGAGCGCGGTGTCGATCCGGCATTGCAGTACAAAGCGATGGAGCGCGCCACCCGCCTGCTGATGGATATCTGCGGCGGTGAAGCGGGCCCGGTGATTGACGTAACGAACGACGCGACGCTGCCGAAACGTGCCACCATCACCCTGCGCCGCAGCAAGCTGGATCGCCTGATTGGTCATCACATTGCCGATGAACAGGTCAGCGATATTCTGCGTCGTCTCGGCTGTGAGGTGACGGAAGGCGCCGGTGAATGGCAGGCCGTTGCCCCGAGCTGGCGTTTCGACATGGAAATTGAAGAAGACCTGGTCGAAGAGGTGGCGCGTGTCTACGGCTACAACAACATCCCTGACGAACCGGTACAGGCCGGACTGATCATGGGCGCTCACCGTGAGGCGGATCTGTCGCTTAAGCGCGTGAAAACTCTGCTTAACGACAAAGGTTACCAGGAAGTCATTACCTATAGCTTTGTCGATCCGAAGGTGCAGCAGCTGATTCATCCGGGCGAAGAGGCGCTGTTGCTGCCAAGCCCGATTTCGGTCGAAATGTCGGCGATGCGTCTGTCGCTGTGGACCGGGCTGCTGGCAACGGTGGTCTATAACCAGAACCGTCAGCAGAACCGGGTGCGCATTTTTGAAAGCGGTCTGCGCTTCGTACCGGATACGCAGGCGAGCCTTGGCATTCGTCAGGATCTGATGCTGGCTGGCGTTATCTGCGGAAACCGCTACGATGAACACTGGAACCTGGCAAAAGAGTCCGTTGATTTCTATGATTTGAAGGGCGATCTCGAAGCGGTGCTGGATCTGACCGGCAAACTCGGGGACGTGCAGTTCAAAGCCGAAGCTAATCCGGCGCTGCATCCGGGCCAGTCGGCCGCGATTTATCTGAAAGGCGAACGTATTGGTTTCATTGGTGTTGTTCATCCGGAGCTGGAGCGTAAGTTGGATCTCAATGGCCGTACGCTGGTGTTTGAACTGGAGTGGAACAAGCTTGCAGACCGCGTGGTGCCTCAGGCGCGCGAAATTTCTCGCTTCCCGGCGAACCGTCGCGACATCGCCGTGGTGGTCGCCGAAAACGTTCCCGCAGCAGATGTTTTATCTGAATGTAAGAAAGTTGGCGTAAATCAGGTAGTTGGCGTAAACTTATTTGACGTGTACCGTGGTAAGGGTGTTGCGGAGGGGTATAAGAGCCTCGCCATTAGCCTTATCCTTCAGGATACCAGCCGTACACTCGAAGAAGAGGAGATTGCCGCTACCGTCGCCAACTGTGTAGAGGCATTAAAAGAGCGATTCCAGGCATCATTGAGGGATTGA